The window aaactattccttctttttccaatttGTCTATGgaatcaccttttatgtctagatcatgtacccattttgactttggtttatggtgtaagatgttggtctatgcctactttctgccatactattttctagttttcccagcagtttttgtcaaataataagttcttatcctggaggctacaGTCTTTGggtatcaaacaggagattgctatattcatttactgctgtgttttgtgtgcctaacctattctattgatccaccactctatttcttagccagtaccaaataattttgatggttgCTACTTTATAATGTAGATTTAGATCTGGTATAGccaggccaccttcctttgcatttttttcattatttcccttgttattcttgaccttttgttcttccagataaattttgttattattttttctagctctatgaaatttttgataattttattgggatggcactgaataagtaaattaatttaggtagaattgtcatttttattatattaacatggCCTATCCATgaataattgatttaaaaaaaatttagatctgattttatttgtgtgaaaagtgttttgtaattgtgttcatatagttcctgggtttgtctttctaggtagactcccaaatatttaatattatttaccattttaaaaaaatggaatttcttttctatctcttgctgctggactttttgGTCatttaaagaaatgctgatgatttaagtgggtttattttatatcctgcaacattgttaaagttgttaattttttcaagtagtttttaattgattctataggattctctaagtataccatcatatcataggTAAGgactgatagttttgtttcttccttgcctattctaattttttgaatttctttttcttctcttattgcttaaGGCTAACCtctctagtacaatactgaataatagtggtgataatggacatcctcgtttcaccctgatcttattgggaatgcttctaatttattcccattacatataatgcttgctgatggtttaagatagatgctgtttatcatcttaaggaaaactccatttgtTCCTATGCTctgtagtgtttttaataggaatgggtgctgtattttttcaaaagctttctctgcatctattgagaaaatcatatgattttggttagttttcttactgatgtggttgattatgttaatagttttcctaatattgaactagccctgtactcctggtataaatccagctGGTCATAGTGTAATATCCTgatgataaattgctataatctctttgctaatattctatttggAATTTTTACCTCAATAAGAGattgatttataattttctttctctttttttgttcttcctggtttaggtatcagcaccatatatgtctcataaaaggaatttggtaggattccttcttctcctattttcccaaatagtttgtatagtattagaattcattgttctttaaatgtttggtagaattcacttgtaaacccatcttgcCTTGGAGATTTTTTTCGTAGGGAGcttattgatggcttgttcaatttctttctctaaaatgggcttatttaaggattttatttcctcttctgttaatctgggcagtttatatttttgtaagtattcatctatttcattcagattgccaaatttattggcatatagttgggcaaaatagcatttaattattgctttaattttctcttcattggtggtgagtttgcccttttcatttttgatgttgttaattttgttttcttctttctttttttttttaaaatcaatttaaccaaaggtttatatgttttattggatttttcataGAACCcgttcttagttttattaatttattctatagttttcttactttcaattttattaatctctcctttaattttcagaatttctaatctGGTATtttattggggatttttaatttgttaattttctagctttttaagttgcatagctaattcattgatctcttctttctctattttattcatgtaggcatttagagatataaaatttcccctaagagctgctttggctgcatcctataaggttttttttttttttttggtttttgctgggcaatgggggttaagtgacttgcccagggtcacacagctagtaagtgtcaagtgtctgaggccggatttgaactcaggtcctcctgaatccagggccggtgctttatccactgtgccacctagctgcccctgcatcctataagttttgatatgttgtctcaatattgtcattctcttggatgaaattattgatcatttctatgatttgttgttggacccattcattctttaggatgagatgattcagtttacaattaatttttggtctatctttccatggtcctttattacacataaatTTTATTGCATCgtgatctgaaaagaatgcattttctatttctgcatttgactatgaggtttttatgccctaatatatggtcaatttttgtgtaggtgccatgtactgctgagtaaaaggtatattcttttctatccctattcagttttctccagaggtctatcatatttaatttttaaaaaattctatttacctccttaacttcttttttatttattttgtagttagatttatctagttctgagagggggaggtcaAGATCCACcattaatatagttttgctgtctatttcttcctgtaactcacttaacttctctaagaatctggatgctgtGTCACTTGGTGCTtatgtgtttagtattgatattacttcattgtctatggtaccttttagcaagatgtagtttccttccttatctctttttttttttttttggtgagtcaattggggttaaatgacttgcccaaggtcacacagctagtaagcattaagtgtctgaggccggaattgaactcaggtcctcctgaatccagggccagtgctctatccactgcgccacctagctgccccccttatctcttttaattcaatctatttttggttttgctttgtctgaaataaggattgttactcctgctctttttaaaaaaaaaattttttttcacttctgctgaagcataatttgctccagccttttacctttactctgcatgtatctgcttcaaatgtgtttcttgtaaataacatatcataagattctggtttttaattcattctgctatctgcttctgttttatgagagagttcatcccattcacattcacagttatgaccACTAACTGTTTTTCCATGTATcctatttttctccttgtttatacttttctctttcttttccccctgtcccttctcaccagtgtttggtttctgaccaccacctccctcagtctATCCTCCCATTCTATCAGTCCCACCTCCTTTTTGTCCTAGATtcacctcccttctatcagcacccaacccttttccccccctttctccttttacttccctatagggtaagataaatttctataccaaactgagtgtgtatgttattcctctttgagccaaatcagctGAGAGTAAGGCTGAAACAATGCTCATCTTCCCTTCTttacctctattgtaataggtcttttgtgcctcttcatgtgatgtgatttatccCATTtggccttccttttcctcttctcccagtataatcctttttgttaccccttaaggttttttttttttaatatcataacatcagaatcaacttatacccacaccttctgcctgtactcctcctatctgccttaacaAAGATACAGTCCTCAAGCTCTAAAAGTGCCAGAGTCGCAAATGAGAAGAGTAGGGGTCTCAATTCATGTACTGGAGACAAATTTTAATCATAGGATCCTGAATTCATATATACTCTCAGATTCATGCAGCTGGTCAGTGTGCCTATGCCAGTGGAACCAACttatacaatataacatagaaCTTTCACAATAATGCATACaggaacaaaatattctttatggGGAATGGCTAGTTTTAACTGAAACACATTGTTCAGTGCATTCTATTTGATTAATATGTTCATTAATAAGTATCCTGGCTACAGACTTGGAGTCACATTGCCGGTCTTCCAGCTGGTGACCCTGAGGTATGTTGCTCAGGTACAGTAATCATGCTATATTTTGTTAACCCATTCCAATTTATCCCCTAtatacaagtatcttcttccagtgtagtgttaagggctaaaattctgtctaaaatatctaatgagtggtcaccaataaattataagctttagcaagagttaggctttaagcatttattaaggagaataagaatttggtaaagagagagagaaaaggcctagattcctatctattaaagggagagtgcatttctagctcccttctccaccggagtcctcaggaaagagccccagactgagccccagtctcttccctcttcctcccactagccaacgtcacttcctgacgccagagaaaagactcctggtcttgccctcaaagaccttggcttcatgggcggaacttttctacagtaagtctccagcaggtggcgtcattccaatcgttacaccactacaaaaagagctgttataactatttttgtacaaataggtctttttctctttttggggatgtctttggggtataaacctagcagtggtattgctggatcaaaggatatgcacagttctatagccctttgggcatagttccaaatcactctccagaatggatggatcttttcacaactccaacaacagtggattagcatcccagctttcccacatcccctccaacatccaatatttttcttttgttatatttgccactccgatagttgtgaggtgatacctcaaagttgttttaatttacatttcaagagtaacatttttgaaaataaaaaagtaggATAGATAAAATAGGGGCTGGAGAAACATTGTATATTAAGAAGGTAAATGCATGTGGGTATGTCcacattaaataaatgaaataaaacaccTAGAAATGAGAGCCAGGAACCATGACAGAGACTATTGGTGTGAAGATCAATAGAGGGGGAAACAGAAGGGTTTTTCTCTTTATAGTACACCACAGCCCATCTAGCCAGAAGAGCTTGGGAAACAGATCTGACATCTGGCAAAAATGTGTGATATAGCAGCCATCATCTAGATGTGGTTGGAGCTTGCTCACTGCTGAGTGATCACGTCTTGACTTTCAGTAATGACAATTTTCCCATCCAAAAGGGAAAGgagtaggacagctaggtggtacagtggatagagtaccacccttgcagtcaggaggacctgagttcaaatctggcctcagacacttgacacttactagctgtgtgaccctgggcaagtcatttaaccccaattgtctcaccaaaaaaccaaaaccaaaaccaaaacaaaacaaaaaggtaaagGAGAGACTCTTTCCTCACTTTGGTTCTCACTACTAGTGTTAGAGTAGAAACAATAGGAAACTTGATGTGGAACCACCATTGCCTTCCAGAGTTTGTGATAAGGAAGCAGAGAAGAACTGGACATGGCCTGACATCTTCCCTAGACTTGAGGAAGCCAGCTTCAAAGGGTTTCACATTTTTGTCTATgatttttgccaagaacaccAAGTTGGGAGAGTCAGAGAACCCTGAGAGAGTCAGGTTCTAAAATGGTGTTGACCAGTTAAAGCACTGGGCTGAATCTCCTAAGATGAAATTCCACAGGGACCAATAGAAAGTCTTCCTCTTGGGTTGGAAAAATCCCCTTTACAAGCACAACTTGGGGGAGGCCCAGTTAGATGAGCATTCTTCTTAAAAAATATGGATTTGTTCAGTATGATGTGGCAACCCCAAGGCTCATGGATTTGGGACGCTCCTGGAATAAAGAGGTGGGGTCCTATTATGCTGTGATCTGATCAGACTCCATTTGGAGTACTATTCTGGGGGCGGTCATAGAGGAAGAGAGTCCAGAGCAGAGCAGTGAGCACAGGGAAGGGCCTGGGGATGGGAAagtaaaggaagggaagaagcatttatgagcatctactatgtacaagtcactgtgctaagcacttgacaaatgctatcttatttgatcctcacaacaacctcaattcacagttgaggaaaccgaggcaaatagaagctaagtgactttcccagggtcacacagctaagaagtgcatgatgggggcagctaagtggctcagtagataaagcactggccttggattcaggaagacctgagttcaaatctggccttagacacttgacacttattagctgtgtgaccctgggcaagtcacttaactctcattgtctcacacacacacacaaaagtacatgaggctggatttgaactcagggcttccccCACTGTTCCTGTGcatcatggagaagagaagactcaggggctACATGTAAGCCTGTCTCCAGGTATTTGTAGGGCTGTCAGGACAGAGGGATCCACTTGGCTCTATTTGGCCCAATAGCCTGGAATCATGAGAAACACTGCATGGAAACTTCAAAGGCCCGATGGGCAGCACAAGATCTTAACAGGcaccaagcttttttttttttctgggtcttcagtgcAAACATATGAAGTGTTTTGTGTAAAAGGAactacctccctcccccaaaagacaaTACTCCCAGGAGATGGGCCAGAAAAATGGAATACAGCAGTTGATTTTCTAGAAAAAAACAGACCTCGAGAATTTAATTTTTGATTTTCTGTAACTAAAAGGCCCAGGGAGGCCCCACAAAGCACCATTTGGCACCTCCAGATAGACTTTGCCCACCTCGGTTTTTAAAGTAatgaacatatttatttatagttttgagttccaatttgtatccctccttccttccctgctctcCCCACTTCCTGAAGTGACTTTGCCCACATCTTGAACAAAAAGTGGCTGAAATGCCACGTCTTAAAACATTCACTAGCAGATATGTTGCGGACAAGTATACTCTGGGTGACAAAGGTGATGGACACAGATACAAAAGGCTTTCCTGCACACATTCCACGGTGACTTCCTCACAATCAAAGCTGTCTACAGACAGGATGGATGCCCTTCCCAGGCAGTGAGTTCTTCAGGCCAAGGCCAGATGACGTGCTGTGGAGGGGCTTCCCTTGGGGGTATCGCTGGCACTAGATGGCATTCTGTGACCATGTAGCCTTCAGAAGAGGACGTGAGATCAGTTGAATGAGACATTGTTGTGATCTCACACTGACCATTGTGGGGCTAACAAATAGACCACCTCCTCTTCCTACTCCTACCACTATACAGTTTTCCACAGTGACTGGACCAAGGTCTCGGCTTAGGCTTTGTTCGGCTTCTGTCCATGGTGATGACCTGTGGGGGAGACAGAGTCAGTCTGTGATACTCCTGAGCACATGGTGAACAATGCGGGCTCTTCACCCTTagtgaaactcctcccttctttactCAGGGATTCTCTCTTCTGGCCTCTTTGCCCCTCTCCGTGGACAGGGTCCTCCGGGCTTGGACTGGTGGTCAACCTGAAGACAAGTCCCCTTTAGGGTTGATGGGACTAATGATAGCAGGACCGACAGGAATGTGAGCATGGACCAGGCATACTGCTGTCGCCAGCAAGAAAGGCAAGAGGCAGGAGGCTCCCAACAGACCCTGCTGGACGTGCCTCTGCCAAGGAGAGGTCTCTCTCTGACTcctcacttccccctccccctcgtAGAGTGGCCCAGCTAGGGCCACAGGGACTTTGTTCTAATTGGCCGCGTGGTGTGGTCACATCTGGGCGGCTTGGGGAATCAGCACCCAAGAGCCCCTGAGCTTCAGTAGAAAAAAATCACGTCTGTGCACAGTGAAGGCAGAGGATAGTCGGCCCTTGCCAgccagtcttccttccttccctccctcccttctgatcCTGAAGCACCACACTGGGATGACTTGGGGGCCACTTCCCATCGAAGAAGCAGGGCAAGGATTCAGGGGAGAGGAAAGCCAGTCTCTGCAGCAGGTAAGGCATGGCTTCCCAGGCCTCccagctccttccttcctccttcctctctgaaaTCATGCCCAGTGGACGCCTCCCTCACTGCACCTCCTCTGCTGGGATAGCCATGAGGGAGACGGGAGAGTTTCCATCTTGGGATCATCTGGCTGGCCACTTTAGGAGCCAGAGACCTGGCCAGAGTCAGGGTCTATCCACTTGGCTCACATTCTCTGGCAGCTCTCAGCATGTCCCCAGGATGGTCAGCAGTGTGCCCCTCCTGCCTGGTCAGTACAGAAATAAAGTGGGCCGTGGCTTCTGAGCGATGATGGGGAAATGCAGGGGCAGTGTTCGTGTGGGAATGTGAGAGGAACAGGGAGGAGGCAGCAGAGGTCTCTCCTTGGCTCCCCTGCCTTTGCCCAAGCCTCTGGCTCCAAACAAACCTTCAAGAAGCTGTGCTGGGAAGGAGACTACCCACAGCTCTGAGGGTTGAGTAGGGGCTGAGATTGATGGCCACCCACAAGGAAATAAGCCACAGGGCATTTTCATAGACTTTAGGTCCTGGCTGAGGCTGAGGGCTGAGGCTGAGGGCTGCGTTTACACCTGTGCCCAGAAGTCTCCAAATGGAGGTTTATtcagaaggagagggggagagagatttAGGTAGAGTCACTAGAGGACTTAGAAGAAAGAAGGTGACAAGCCCCATGTCAGGTGCAGTCAGGTCCTGGGACCAGCACCATCACCCACCCTTTCCTGTGCCAACAGTCCTGGGTCAACAATCAGAGAGTTTGGGCTGGAATCCCAGCTTTGTTTGGATACCCTCTGGTGCCCACTCaagcctctcctctcttctgctttctcctgcccttttttcttctattccacCCTCTCTGCTGGCCTGGATTTCTCCTGtcatcctttccccctctcccagatCCCCACCCACTGcctcttcccatccccacccctctcTCCATCATTTGAAGTTCATTCATTATCCCTTTCAGAGGGGTCCCAGGCATTTGCCTTCTTTATGGGGATTGCATAGAAAATGAAGCTTTGACTCTGCATGTCTGTGCCTAAGGTGAAGGTAATAGAGCACCCCCAAAGAGGACAgaactccccttccccccagatCTGACCCAATCAGTGCCTGTCTTTCACCCTCCTGGGCCTGGTTCAGCTGGCTGGAATTCCTGTTTAACTTCTTCTTAACAACTTCCAGTTGGTGGAAGTGGCCTAAAGGGAGGGATTGGGGCTCCCACAGTTAAGTCAGAGCTGCTTCTAGCTGAGATGCAGAGTTGGGTTTCAGGGCTCCAAGTCTATCCATCAGGCAGAGGCCGAGGTCCACCACACAGAACTCAGCATCATAGAGGAGGCAGATAAAGGTCAGATGTAGGTATTCCCAGCTGGGTAGCCTCATATCCAAAGCCTGGGTCATCCGGACTCTGCTTGCAGGCCTCCAGTAGAGTTCTCAAGGGCACCCCCAGGGAGGACAAAGCCAGAGGCTTTCACTGGCGTGGCAGCTGGTGCTCCTGCAAAAGTCACACCTGGGTATAGTTTTAACTGGGGCAAAAACAGtttaatagtgtgtgtgtgtgtgtgtgtgtgtgtgtgtgtgtgcatacacacacatgtgcatatgtgggcatgggcatatatgtatatctctgtgtgtgcatACTTGTGTAcaggtgtgtgcatgtgcatgcgtTTGCAGGGAGGGGGCTGACAGAGATGCAGATTACAAGTCAGCAGAAGGTGTGACCGAGCTGGAAGGAGGTCCAAACTTCCCTCATGGtcatggggatgggggaggggctggagaagATGGACTTTGGAAGATGATGATGAGAGGCAGGACCATGGTGAGGATGAAGGCAGCATCTTAAGCCCCATTGCGTCTGACTGGGGGGGGGCTTCTTCCCCAGGTGACTGTGAAGCCCAAATGTCCAGGCCGTCACTTTCCTGGGAGCTCCTGAAGTGCATCAGCGTTCCAATATATCCCATGGTACTGAGGCTACGGTTGTTGCTCAGTTgtctctgattctttgtgaccacatggTGTGGTGACCATCCgcaagattttcttggcaaagatactgaggtggcttgccatttccttctccagtggatgaaggcaaacagaagttaagggactttcccaggattaGGAAgttaggaagtgcctgaggccaggtctaccactctatccactgagtcacctcaCTGCCTCCTAGATCAGGgttagctttccttaaaatgacccTGGGAAGCCGGTGATGGGTCACTGTCGCCCTTTCACAAATAAGAAAGTTGAGGCTCTGAGAGGATAGGTGATTTGCTATGGGTCACAGAGTAAATAAGGACCACCCTGGGAAAAGCATAGAGTCCAGGCATGGGGTCCACTTGTCCCTCATCAGATTTCACAGAGTATCATTCTGGGACAGCTTGGATCTGACTTCTTGAAATGGGGATCCATTTGCCCAGTGGGCTACCCTTCTCTAATGCTTTATGATCCAACTTTGGTCCTTGACAAGGACCAAACAAGGTCAGGAGAGGCAGGGGGTAGAGGAAAGATGGCTTTTGAAGTAAAAAGACCTCTGCCTGTCCTAGCAGGGGGACCCTGGGTAGACTATGTAACTTCTCATGGTCCCAAGGAACTCTCCAAGAGGGGAGCTGGCAGAAACCAGTCTGTGTCAGGGAGCAGAGAAAATCATGTCTGGAGCCCCCCTCCGCAAGCTTCCTCGCCCCCCTCCTCTCTGatcatctctctgcctctgtcccaCTGTTTTTCAGCCTTACCCCAGAATGAGGGGAGAGAACGTGACTAACGTCAGGGAATTCATCCTTGTGGGCTTCCCCACGGCTCTGTGGCTGCAGTATGTGCTCTTCGCTTTCTTCCTCCTGGCCTATCTCTTTGTCCTGGCTGAGAACACCACTATTGTCCTGGTGGTCTGGGCCAGTGCTGCTCTCCACAAGCCCATGTATTACTTTCTGGCGAGCCTGTCCTTCCTGGAGGTCTGCTACGTCTCTGACATCCTCCCTAAGATGCTGGACAGTTTCCTCTTCCAGCGGAGAAGCATCTCATTCGCAGGCTGCATGACCCAGCTCTACTTCTTCAGCTCTCTGGTCTGCAGTGAGTGCGTTCTTCTGGCCTCCATGGCCTACGATCGCTACGTGGCCATTGGCCAACCTTTGCGCTACTCAGCCATCATGACCCCTGGCCTCTGTGTGCAACTGGTGACCTTGTCCTATGCTAGCGGCTTCACCATCTCCATGATTAAAGTCTATTTCATCTCCAGTGCCACATTCTGTGGCTCCAACATCATGAACCACTTTTTCTGTGacatctcccccatcctcaaactGGCCTGCACAGACTTCTCCACTGCCGAGCTGGTGGACTTTGTCTTGGCTTTCATCATTCTGGTTTTCCCGCTCATTTCCACCATGCTCTCCTATGGACACATCTGCATGGCTGTGCTGAGAATGCCCTCCTCCAGTAACCGGTGGAAAGCCTTCTCCACCTGTGCCTCTCACCTCACGGTGGTGGTCATCTTCTACATGGCCATGATCTTCATGTACGTCCGTCCCCAGGCCATTGACTCTCGCAgctcaaataaatttatttcGGCCAT is drawn from Dromiciops gliroides isolate mDroGli1 chromosome 2, mDroGli1.pri, whole genome shotgun sequence and contains these coding sequences:
- the LOC122739689 gene encoding olfactory receptor 6B2-like yields the protein MRGENVTNVREFILVGFPTALWLQYVLFAFFLLAYLFVLAENTTIVLVVWASAALHKPMYYFLASLSFLEVCYVSDILPKMLDSFLFQRRSISFAGCMTQLYFFSSLVCSECVLLASMAYDRYVAIGQPLRYSAIMTPGLCVQLVTLSYASGFTISMIKVYFISSATFCGSNIMNHFFCDISPILKLACTDFSTAELVDFVLAFIILVFPLISTMLSYGHICMAVLRMPSSSNRWKAFSTCASHLTVVVIFYMAMIFMYVRPQAIDSRSSNKFISAIYTVLTPIVNPLIYCLRNKEFKGSLKKSLGIDQALGEEPTFHH